One region of Streptomyces davaonensis JCM 4913 genomic DNA includes:
- a CDS encoding RICIN domain-containing protein, translating into MASNTVRRMARAAAVFGAALTSAFWGFTGPAHAVPVPDAAYFQVRPLHSDKCLDVAHISFEHGADVLQADCWNGWNQQWRLEQLPGTWYFQIKPRHSGKCLDVAYMSKDHGANVIQGDCWGGWNQAWGFFEDHYGIPQQVTRPEVGKYYQIRARHSGKCLDVAYASRAHGADVIQGDCWNGANQLWRFVPAP; encoded by the coding sequence ATGGCAAGTAACACCGTGCGGCGGATGGCTCGCGCCGCGGCCGTCTTCGGCGCCGCTCTGACCAGCGCCTTCTGGGGGTTCACGGGCCCCGCGCACGCAGTGCCCGTCCCGGACGCCGCGTACTTCCAGGTCAGGCCGCTGCACAGCGACAAGTGCCTCGACGTCGCGCACATCAGCTTCGAGCACGGCGCGGACGTGCTCCAGGCCGACTGCTGGAACGGCTGGAACCAGCAGTGGCGGCTGGAGCAGCTTCCCGGCACCTGGTACTTCCAGATCAAGCCGCGGCACAGCGGCAAGTGCCTCGACGTCGCGTACATGAGCAAGGACCACGGCGCGAACGTGATCCAGGGCGACTGCTGGGGCGGCTGGAACCAGGCCTGGGGCTTCTTCGAGGACCATTACGGAATCCCGCAGCAGGTGACCAGGCCCGAGGTCGGCAAGTACTACCAGATCCGTGCCCGCCACAGCGGCAAGTGCCTCGACGTCGCGTACGCCAGCAGGGCCCACGGCGCGGACGTGATCCAGGGCGACTGCTGGAACGGCGCCAACCAGCTCTGGCGCTTCGTCCCGGCACCGTAG
- a CDS encoding ATP-binding protein, giving the protein MGSEFVGRAAELAVLAQRIEAAARGSGSVVLLAGPAGIGKSTLAAEALRRHAGPACVTVVRGHCPRDAVAPPLWPWQRALRLAGATPAVPGQRTAGPSEDGAAAGQRPWSVREPADAAAVRFLELVQMSEALAAAAAERTLVVLLEDLHWADTASLDLLRQLTGEVAECGLFVLGTFREPVPEEAAGALADLGRYGATTLRLAPFSREEVARCVGEVDAAESYRRTGGLPLLVTALRTHASNLGTVVSGLLAGLTAEQRDVVRAAAVLGERLDTAQLAAVLPESCETTVAQALEAAWHAGVLTAANSPGVGRGYRFTHDLVREEVLGRTTRAAARALHRAAALALERAHNPAEAARIAAHWRLSGPEPGHRAAATRWSRIAADQARERYAYADAARHLGEAAAVLDAADPQRAPALIELARAEYLAGRYDASLRHCDEASEAAISTGRPALLAEAALVLQGVTFPHASQAITRLCRAALATSDLPDAMRARLLAQLATASAELESFEEATEQARAALCLAEAAGDLRAELDAARAVQMTLTLPDDTTERLRLGELAVSRAEQLGDPLAAVLGHQWRVQAGYLLGRLDVVDDAIRGIEAVVARSPLPLTRWHLLRVSAARAVQEGRFAEARGCNADATELALASGDHQSATALSSVLQLQLAQVRGDAGELSEEMWRGFDRAPRHPRIQSLRARALFLAGRLDEALDAYDQLRPLLPVPTAHPRWPAMLLNLVDLIELAGDAGAARLVYDQLALFRSHPGAIGIPTAYFSGTVSRDLGRLALTAGRRNQAEELLREALTRNRALGARPYVAMTCLDLAAVLRDKGGLPEAATLAGEALSIADRLDLPGPSAVAGRLLGEIAAQRDNTDPLTPRERQIAELVTQARTNRQIADDLVISERTVESHVRSILAKLGCANRTEMASRRAQH; this is encoded by the coding sequence GTGGGAAGCGAATTCGTCGGACGGGCGGCCGAGTTGGCGGTGCTCGCCCAGCGGATCGAGGCCGCGGCGCGGGGCTCCGGATCCGTCGTGCTGCTCGCGGGACCAGCGGGCATCGGCAAGAGCACCCTGGCGGCCGAGGCACTGCGCCGCCATGCCGGTCCCGCGTGTGTCACCGTCGTACGGGGCCACTGCCCGAGGGACGCCGTGGCGCCGCCGCTGTGGCCCTGGCAGCGCGCGTTGCGCCTCGCGGGAGCCACCCCCGCAGTCCCCGGACAGCGGACCGCCGGGCCGTCGGAGGACGGGGCGGCGGCGGGGCAGCGGCCGTGGAGCGTACGGGAACCGGCCGATGCGGCTGCGGTGCGGTTCCTGGAGCTGGTTCAGATGAGTGAGGCGCTGGCCGCTGCGGCCGCCGAACGCACCCTGGTCGTCCTGTTGGAGGACCTGCACTGGGCCGACACCGCAAGCCTCGACCTGCTGCGGCAGCTGACCGGCGAGGTCGCTGAGTGCGGGCTGTTCGTGCTGGGCACCTTCCGCGAACCGGTGCCCGAGGAAGCCGCCGGAGCCCTCGCGGACCTGGGCCGCTACGGGGCCACCACGCTGCGTCTTGCGCCTTTCAGCCGGGAGGAGGTCGCACGCTGCGTCGGCGAGGTGGACGCGGCGGAGTCTTATCGGCGGACGGGCGGGCTGCCCCTGCTCGTGACCGCGCTGCGCACGCACGCGAGCAACCTCGGCACCGTCGTCAGTGGCCTGCTGGCTGGGCTCACAGCCGAGCAGCGCGACGTCGTACGGGCCGCGGCCGTACTCGGCGAACGCCTGGACACCGCTCAGCTTGCCGCAGTCCTGCCGGAGTCGTGCGAGACCACCGTGGCCCAGGCGCTGGAAGCGGCCTGGCACGCGGGGGTCCTCACGGCGGCGAACTCCCCCGGCGTCGGGCGCGGCTACCGCTTCACCCACGATCTGGTACGCGAGGAGGTGCTCGGCCGGACCACCCGTGCGGCCGCCCGGGCTCTGCACCGGGCGGCCGCGCTGGCATTGGAGCGGGCCCACAACCCCGCCGAGGCGGCCCGTATCGCGGCCCACTGGCGGCTGTCGGGCCCGGAGCCCGGGCACCGCGCCGCCGCCACACGCTGGTCCCGGATCGCCGCGGACCAGGCCCGCGAACGGTACGCCTACGCGGATGCCGCCCGGCATCTGGGGGAGGCCGCCGCCGTCCTCGACGCGGCGGACCCGCAGCGCGCCCCGGCGCTCATCGAACTGGCCCGCGCCGAGTATCTCGCCGGGCGCTACGACGCCAGCCTGCGCCACTGCGACGAGGCGTCCGAGGCGGCGATCTCGACCGGCCGGCCGGCCCTGCTCGCCGAAGCCGCCCTGGTACTGCAGGGCGTCACGTTCCCCCACGCCTCACAGGCCATCACCCGGCTGTGCCGGGCGGCGTTGGCCACCTCGGACCTGCCGGACGCGATGCGCGCCCGCCTGCTCGCCCAACTCGCCACCGCCTCGGCCGAGCTCGAATCGTTCGAGGAGGCCACCGAGCAGGCCCGCGCCGCCCTCTGCCTGGCCGAGGCCGCCGGTGACCTGCGAGCCGAACTCGACGCCGCCCGAGCGGTGCAGATGACCCTGACCCTTCCCGACGACACCACCGAACGCCTGCGCCTGGGCGAGCTGGCCGTCTCCCGCGCCGAGCAGCTCGGCGACCCGCTCGCCGCCGTGCTCGGCCACCAGTGGCGCGTCCAGGCCGGATACCTGCTCGGCCGGCTGGACGTTGTGGACGACGCGATCCGCGGCATCGAGGCGGTCGTGGCCCGTTCCCCGCTGCCGCTGACCCGCTGGCACCTGCTGCGCGTCAGCGCCGCCCGGGCAGTGCAGGAAGGACGCTTCGCCGAGGCCCGTGGCTGCAACGCGGACGCCACCGAGCTCGCCCTGGCCAGCGGGGACCACCAGTCCGCGACCGCCTTGAGCTCCGTACTGCAGCTGCAGCTGGCCCAGGTCCGCGGCGACGCCGGCGAACTGTCCGAGGAGATGTGGCGTGGCTTCGACCGGGCACCGAGACACCCGAGGATCCAGTCCTTGCGGGCACGGGCGCTGTTCCTCGCCGGACGGCTGGACGAGGCACTGGACGCCTACGACCAGCTACGCCCGCTCCTTCCGGTCCCGACGGCGCACCCGCGGTGGCCCGCCATGCTGCTGAACCTGGTCGACCTGATCGAGCTGGCCGGTGACGCCGGGGCCGCACGACTGGTGTACGACCAGCTCGCGCTGTTCCGGTCCCACCCAGGCGCGATCGGCATACCCACGGCGTACTTCTCGGGCACGGTCAGTCGTGACCTCGGCCGGCTCGCCCTGACCGCCGGCCGCCGGAACCAGGCCGAGGAGCTGCTGCGCGAGGCGCTGACCCGCAACAGGGCCCTCGGCGCGCGGCCGTACGTGGCAATGACCTGCCTGGACCTGGCCGCCGTCCTACGTGACAAAGGTGGCCTCCCAGAGGCGGCCACCCTCGCCGGGGAGGCACTGTCGATCGCCGACCGGCTCGACCTGCCCGGCCCCTCCGCCGTCGCCGGGCGCCTCCTCGGCGAAATCGCCGCCCAGCGCGACAACACCGACCCGCTCACCCCGCGCGAGCGCCAGATCGCCGAGCTTGTCACCCAGGCCCGCACGAACCGCCAGATCGCCGACGACTTGGTCATTTCTGAACGCACAGTGGAAAGCCACGTCCGCAGCATCCTCGCCAAGCTCGGCTGCGCAAACCGAACCGAAATGGCTTCACGACGGGCCCAACACTGA
- a CDS encoding helix-turn-helix domain-containing protein translates to MKWNLRMVAAQRDLWRPTEVLAAFQQVGFKPSLSKVAALWSGKPVTVRLDDLDLMCAALDCTVADLLQAEPVAGAQAAQDSGQAAVGAEGREPGQVRPVPRTRHGGGPRSLPPS, encoded by the coding sequence GTGAAGTGGAATCTGCGGATGGTCGCCGCCCAACGGGACCTATGGCGACCGACCGAAGTGCTGGCCGCGTTCCAGCAGGTCGGGTTCAAACCGTCGCTAAGCAAGGTCGCCGCGCTGTGGAGCGGCAAGCCGGTCACGGTTCGCCTGGACGACCTGGACCTGATGTGCGCGGCGCTCGACTGCACGGTCGCCGACCTGCTCCAGGCCGAGCCCGTCGCCGGCGCGCAGGCCGCCCAGGACTCCGGCCAGGCGGCGGTCGGCGCCGAGGGGCGGGAGCCGGGGCAGGTGAGGCCCGTCCCCCGTACCCGCCACGGCGGCGGGCCGCGTTCACTGCCGCCGAGCTGA
- a CDS encoding sensor histidine kinase, with amino-acid sequence MTSQQLARRSLQTRLALPYAAGIYAAGVFVLVLVIVPLASVDAATPKGHPPSSVTTGTGRGISLPHLLAGSAVALVVLIPVALALGWFVAGRFLHPLRAITATARSISVGNLHRRLDLGEPTDELTELGHTLDDLFARLQASFDAQRHFVANASHELRTPLAGLRTLLEVALANPDADTDALRSACQEALALGEHQERLVKALLVLATSERGISRRDTLDLAQVVEGVLASRRDQVTDRGIDLAEHLTPAVTAGDPRLIESLVANLVDNAIRHNHPDGHVEITTQTSGTQVTLTVTNSGPVIPDNQIQRLFHPFQKLAPDRHGRREGYGLGLAIVSAVTQAHYAALTTTAPPEGGLSITVRFTHTSHPNLSR; translated from the coding sequence ATGACCTCCCAGCAGCTCGCCAGAAGGTCCTTGCAGACACGGCTCGCGCTCCCCTACGCGGCGGGCATCTACGCCGCCGGGGTCTTCGTGCTCGTCCTCGTAATTGTCCCACTCGCCAGCGTCGATGCGGCCACACCCAAAGGCCACCCCCCGTCGAGCGTGACCACCGGAACCGGGCGCGGGATCAGCCTGCCCCACCTCCTCGCGGGATCCGCCGTCGCCCTGGTCGTTCTGATTCCCGTCGCCCTGGCACTCGGCTGGTTCGTCGCCGGCCGGTTCCTGCACCCGTTACGCGCCATCACAGCCACCGCCAGAAGCATCTCCGTCGGCAACCTCCACCGGCGCCTCGACCTCGGCGAGCCCACAGACGAGCTGACCGAACTCGGCCACACCCTCGACGACCTGTTCGCCCGCCTTCAAGCCTCCTTCGACGCCCAACGCCACTTCGTCGCCAACGCCTCCCACGAGCTACGCACCCCCCTCGCCGGCCTACGCACCCTCCTCGAAGTCGCCCTCGCCAACCCTGACGCCGACACCGACGCTCTGCGCTCGGCCTGCCAGGAGGCCCTTGCCCTCGGCGAACACCAAGAACGGCTCGTCAAGGCACTCCTTGTCCTCGCCACCAGCGAGCGCGGAATCTCTCGCCGAGACACCCTCGACCTCGCCCAAGTCGTCGAAGGAGTGCTCGCCTCCCGCCGCGACCAAGTAACAGACAGAGGCATCGACCTGGCCGAACACCTTACGCCCGCAGTGACGGCCGGGGATCCAAGGCTGATCGAAAGCCTCGTCGCCAACCTCGTCGACAACGCCATCCGCCACAACCACCCAGACGGGCACGTAGAGATCACCACCCAGACATCCGGCACCCAGGTGACCCTTACGGTCACCAACAGCGGGCCGGTCATCCCCGACAACCAGATCCAGCGACTCTTTCACCCCTTCCAGAAACTGGCGCCCGACCGTCACGGCCGCCGCGAGGGTTACGGTCTCGGCCTCGCCATCGTCAGCGCCGTCACCCAAGCCCACTACGCGGCCCTCACCACCACTGCACCCCCCGAAGGCGGCCTGTCCATCACCGTTCGGTTCACGCACACATCTCATCCGAACCTCAGCCGGTGA
- a CDS encoding response regulator transcription factor, with translation MRVLVVEDFEVLARSIGTGLRHEGMAVDVVLDGTAALDHLAVTRYDVVILDRDLPGVHGDEICRQLAHGRCATRVLMLTASDTIEDRVDGLSLGADDYLPKPFAFAELVARVRALARRATPPLPPTLACGDIALDPARRVAFRAGRRLELSPKEFALLECLLAAPGLVISAEELLERVWDAAADPFSSAVKHTMHRLRAKLGDPPVIETIREGGYRIGSS, from the coding sequence GTGAGGGTCCTCGTCGTCGAGGACTTCGAAGTCCTCGCCCGCTCCATCGGCACCGGCCTGCGCCACGAGGGCATGGCCGTCGACGTCGTCCTGGACGGGACCGCCGCCCTAGACCATCTGGCCGTCACCCGCTACGACGTGGTGATCCTCGACCGCGACCTGCCCGGCGTCCACGGGGACGAGATCTGCCGGCAACTCGCCCACGGCCGCTGCGCGACCCGCGTACTGATGCTCACCGCGTCCGACACGATCGAGGACCGCGTCGACGGGCTCAGCCTGGGCGCCGACGACTACCTGCCCAAGCCATTCGCGTTCGCCGAACTGGTCGCTCGCGTCCGTGCCCTGGCCCGCCGCGCCACCCCACCGCTACCGCCCACCCTGGCATGCGGGGACATCGCCCTCGATCCGGCCCGCCGCGTCGCATTCCGGGCCGGCCGGCGCCTTGAGCTGAGCCCCAAGGAGTTCGCCCTGCTCGAATGCCTGCTCGCCGCACCCGGCCTGGTCATCTCCGCTGAGGAGCTGCTCGAACGCGTCTGGGACGCGGCCGCCGACCCCTTCAGCAGCGCCGTCAAGCACACCATGCACCGGTTACGGGCCAAGCTCGGCGACCCGCCCGTGATTGAGACCATCCGCGAAGGCGGCTACCGCATCGGATCGTCATGA
- a CDS encoding ABC transporter ATP-binding protein, producing MSAGIVVAGLRKQYGATLALDGMSFTVRPGVVTGFVGPNGAGKSTTMRVILGLDAVDEGTALIEGRPYHCLRHPLNHVGSLLDAAALHPGRSGRNHLLWLAHAQGLAARRVDQVIEQVGLTPAARRKAGGYSLGMRQRLGIAAALLGDPPIIMLDEPFNGMDPDGIIWMRGFLRSLAAHGRAVLVSSHLMSEVQDTADHLVVAGRGKAIADSSVADLIAAASQNRVALRTTARTHAMRVLAHTGASVAATGRDTITVSGLSADRIVTLLSQSAVPFSEVSAHRATLEDVYLELTREAVEFRAATPTEVSR from the coding sequence ATGAGCGCTGGGATCGTCGTCGCCGGACTGCGCAAGCAGTATGGGGCGACCCTGGCCCTCGACGGCATGTCCTTTACCGTCCGTCCAGGTGTGGTGACCGGCTTCGTAGGGCCGAACGGGGCCGGGAAGTCCACCACGATGCGGGTGATCCTCGGCCTGGACGCGGTCGATGAGGGCACCGCACTCATCGAGGGCCGTCCCTACCACTGTCTTCGGCATCCGCTGAACCATGTCGGTTCGCTGCTGGACGCGGCGGCGCTGCACCCCGGCCGCAGCGGGCGTAACCACCTGCTGTGGCTGGCGCACGCGCAGGGCCTGGCCGCGCGGCGGGTGGACCAGGTGATCGAGCAGGTCGGGCTGACCCCGGCAGCCCGGCGCAAGGCCGGCGGCTACTCGCTCGGCATGCGGCAGCGGCTCGGGATCGCCGCGGCCCTGCTGGGCGACCCGCCGATCATCATGCTCGACGAGCCGTTCAACGGCATGGACCCCGACGGCATCATCTGGATGCGCGGATTCCTGCGGTCACTGGCCGCTCACGGCCGCGCCGTCCTCGTGTCCAGCCATCTCATGAGCGAGGTGCAGGACACAGCCGATCATCTCGTCGTGGCCGGGCGCGGCAAGGCCATCGCCGACTCCAGCGTGGCCGACCTGATCGCGGCCGCCTCCCAGAACCGGGTGGCCCTGCGGACCACGGCCCGGACGCACGCCATGAGGGTACTCGCGCATACCGGCGCGAGCGTGGCGGCCACCGGCCGGGACACCATCACCGTCTCAGGCCTGTCTGCGGATCGGATCGTGACGCTGCTCAGCCAGAGCGCAGTGCCGTTCTCCGAGGTATCGGCACACCGCGCCACTCTTGAGGACGTCTACCTGGAGCTCACCCGTGAGGCGGTCGAGTTCCGCGCTGCGACGCCCACGGAGGTCTCGCGGTGA
- a CDS encoding ABC transporter permease subunit, with translation MTATLTPSRSERRAGRSGFAQVVHAEWTKFRTVRGWVTAMMAAALMMVLFALLVGVSGNQKGSPPVPIGPGGGPVTDSFYFVHQPLAGDGSITVSVSALKSSIPKGPGDLRPGTVPWAKAGLIIKESTRQGSPYAAIMATGSHGVRMQDGYVKDTAGPPGLVSAESPRWLRLDRSGDTITGYASTDGTKWTKVGTAQVSGLGSTAQVGLFVASPPAVGGGGTAGSVSTATFGDLRTQEGWAGGNWTGGQVGATSPSFAGYPENASGSFAGSDARFTVTGAGDIAPAVRDSLPTGGHLRDILAGTFAALIAVIVVGALFITEEYRSKMIHLTLAASPRRSRVLVAKAIVLWAVTFVAGLVGAFLAAPLGERLARGNGVYIFPVSSSTELRVAFGTAALLATASVLALSIGAIFRHSAGAVTTVIVAVVLPYILIAIPFMPASVSKGVATVTPGAAFAVQQTLVPYGQVASNYTPYYGYYPLAPWVGFAVLAGYAVASLAVAAVLLNRRDA, from the coding sequence GTGACCGCCACGCTCACGCCGTCCCGTTCCGAGCGGCGGGCCGGGCGGAGCGGCTTTGCCCAAGTGGTGCACGCGGAGTGGACCAAGTTCCGGACGGTCCGGGGCTGGGTGACCGCCATGATGGCGGCGGCACTGATGATGGTGTTGTTCGCCCTGCTCGTCGGGGTCAGCGGCAACCAGAAAGGCTCACCACCCGTTCCGATCGGACCGGGCGGTGGGCCGGTCACCGACAGCTTCTACTTCGTGCACCAGCCGCTCGCCGGAGACGGCAGCATCACCGTCTCCGTCTCCGCGCTCAAGAGCAGCATCCCCAAGGGCCCCGGGGACCTGCGGCCCGGCACCGTGCCGTGGGCGAAGGCCGGGCTCATCATCAAGGAGAGCACCCGCCAGGGATCACCCTACGCGGCGATCATGGCCACCGGCAGCCACGGCGTGCGGATGCAGGACGGCTACGTCAAGGACACGGCCGGCCCCCCAGGTCTGGTCTCCGCCGAGTCCCCCCGCTGGCTGCGGCTGGACCGCTCGGGCGACACGATCACCGGCTACGCCTCCACCGACGGCACGAAATGGACCAAGGTGGGCACCGCGCAGGTGAGCGGGCTCGGATCGACCGCGCAGGTCGGGCTGTTCGTCGCCTCTCCGCCTGCCGTGGGCGGCGGGGGCACGGCAGGCAGTGTGTCCACGGCCACCTTCGGGGATCTTCGTACCCAGGAGGGCTGGGCCGGTGGCAACTGGACAGGCGGTCAGGTGGGAGCCACATCCCCCAGCTTCGCTGGCTACCCGGAGAACGCCTCGGGTTCGTTCGCGGGATCCGACGCCCGGTTCACGGTGACCGGTGCCGGCGACATAGCGCCCGCTGTCCGCGACAGCCTGCCGACCGGCGGGCACCTCCGGGACATCCTCGCCGGCACGTTCGCCGCGCTGATCGCGGTGATCGTCGTGGGGGCGCTGTTCATCACCGAGGAGTACCGGAGCAAGATGATCCACCTCACGCTGGCCGCGAGTCCGAGGCGAAGCCGGGTGCTGGTGGCCAAGGCGATCGTGTTGTGGGCCGTCACCTTCGTCGCCGGGTTGGTGGGGGCGTTCCTCGCGGCCCCGCTCGGTGAGCGGCTCGCCCGGGGCAACGGCGTCTACATCTTCCCGGTGTCGTCCTCAACCGAACTGCGGGTGGCGTTCGGGACCGCGGCGCTGCTCGCGACCGCCTCGGTCCTGGCCCTCTCCATCGGCGCCATCTTCCGGCACAGTGCGGGCGCGGTCACCACCGTCATCGTGGCCGTCGTGCTGCCCTACATCCTGATCGCCATCCCGTTCATGCCCGCAAGCGTGTCGAAGGGAGTGGCCACGGTGACACCGGGCGCAGCTTTCGCCGTCCAGCAGACGCTTGTGCCATATGGCCAGGTGGCAAGCAATTACACGCCCTACTACGGCTACTACCCGCTGGCGCCATGGGTCGGGTTCGCAGTACTGGCCGGCTACGCGGTGGCAAGCCTGGCCGTGGCCGCCGTCCTTCTCAACAGGAGGGACGCATGA
- a CDS encoding ABC transporter permease subunit: MRLALHAEWTKMRTVANPVWLLLGTVAATVALSTVATSVVHCTASGCGGDTTKLTLMGVYLGQALVGILAVLIISGEYSTGMIRTTLTAVPRRATAFAAKAIALTGVVAVAGTVAVLGAVLAGRLILPDLGDQALSLSDGPTLRAVVGTVLYLILIGLLSLGVATAVRDSATSIGVVLGLLYIVPIVSQTISDPDWQRLLEKIAPMSAGLAIQATTDLHSLPISPWAGLGVTAGWAAAALLAGGLLLRIRDA; the protein is encoded by the coding sequence ATGAGACTGGCATTGCACGCGGAGTGGACGAAGATGCGGACCGTCGCCAACCCTGTATGGCTGCTGCTCGGTACCGTCGCGGCGACGGTGGCCCTGAGCACCGTGGCGACCTCGGTGGTGCACTGCACGGCGAGTGGCTGCGGCGGCGACACGACCAAGCTCACCCTCATGGGCGTCTACCTCGGCCAGGCGCTGGTCGGCATCCTGGCGGTGCTGATCATCAGCGGGGAGTACAGCACGGGCATGATCCGCACCACCCTGACGGCGGTGCCGCGGCGAGCCACCGCCTTCGCGGCCAAGGCCATCGCTCTCACCGGCGTCGTGGCCGTCGCCGGAACGGTCGCCGTCCTCGGGGCGGTACTCGCCGGGCGGCTCATCCTGCCCGACCTCGGCGACCAGGCCCTGTCCCTGTCCGACGGGCCGACGCTGCGCGCGGTCGTCGGCACGGTCCTCTACCTGATCCTGATCGGCCTTCTGAGCCTCGGTGTCGCGACCGCCGTACGGGACTCCGCCACCAGCATCGGGGTCGTCCTCGGCCTGCTGTACATCGTCCCGATCGTCTCCCAGACCATCAGCGACCCGGACTGGCAGCGCCTGCTCGAGAAGATCGCGCCGATGAGCGCCGGGCTCGCCATCCAGGCCACCACCGATCTCCATAGCCTGCCCATCAGCCCCTGGGCCGGCCTCGGCGTGACCGCCGGGTGGGCCGCCGCGGCGCTGCTGGCCGGCGGCCTGCTGCTGCGCATACGTGACGCCTGA